The following proteins are encoded in a genomic region of Salvelinus namaycush isolate Seneca chromosome 12, SaNama_1.0, whole genome shotgun sequence:
- the LOC120057261 gene encoding zinc finger protein 316-like, protein MASRRGNCNSGVDSPLSVNSTTGGPNRKQSIINAPNRSGTTPCYDRKVGKAEYGHQACQGNMTVSSLKTRLAPTIQTTLTAAVDTLLGEVVLVLNETQQELVNKEQENERLKVELRTLQECLSSAQKLIDQLQIPFPGAQTMGQSVFAPSLTSIGSMNTAMDRDRQSNRNVNGADGRCVSGVDLEMGGSLSESLHAYDSRDDYKMCQLSIQSDGSVTNHSMDSYAANTPNICSDPSRPDERRQQQGTQAVGPRFEIKEEQGPGPSSGPGQTCSRGAGLRSAGGAGGGDQTAPNVDDLGYIHVVEQEGSSRSSSYSLRQPKPMRPRAATFGPAQGGLAGQKAVLRSPGAVGSDSMSPGRAGGTAGPSTSPGDPDADRPHHCLECGKTFRLISSLKKHIRIHTGEKPYPCGVCGRRFRESGALKTHLRIHTGEKPYSCSDCPKIFRHLDGLRKHQRTHTGDKPYVCAICGKRLSRLQHLKHHQRIHTGEKPCSCPFCNRTFKEPAALRKHVRTHREESGHMEAGVGDDPDPEALDNINSLHPAAPSPQMRFDEWGAEGDDVDCV, encoded by the exons ATGGCATCCAGGCGAGGAAATTGTAATAGCGGCGTGGATTCTCCGTTGAGTGTCAATAGCACAACCGGTGGTCCTAATCGTAAACAAAGTATAATCAACGccccaaacagatctgggactacTCCTTGTTATGATCGTAAAGTAGGGAAGGCTGAGTATGGGCACCAAGCATGCCAGGGCAACATGACTGTATCCTCACTGAAGACACGTCTAGCCCCGACCATTCAAACCACGTTAACCGCTGCTGTGGATACCCTCTTGGGCGAGGTAGTACTTGTACTCAACGAGACCCAACAAGAGCTGGTTAACAAGGAGCAGGAGAACGAAAGACTCAAAGTGGAATTGAGGACGTTACAGGAATGTCTTAGCAGCGCCCAAAAGTTAATCGACCAGTTGCAAATTCCCTTCCCTGGTGCACAGACCATGGGTCAGTCGGTTTTCGCCCCGTCTCTCACATCTATTGGCTCTATGAACACAGCTATGGACAGGGACCGCCAGAGCAATCGTAATGTGAACGGTGCGGACGGCCGGTGTGTTTCCGGGGTTGACCTAGAGATGGGTGGCTCTCTCAGTGAGTCTCTGCATGCTTATGACTCCAGGGATGACTATAAAATGtgtcagctctcaatccaatcaGACGGCTCTGTGACCAACCATTCTATGGACTCCTATGCTGCCAACACACCTAACATCTGCTCTGACCCCAGCCGGCCAG ATGAGAGGCGGCAGCAGCAGGGGACCCAAGCAGTAGGACCAAGGTTTGAGATCAAAGAAGAGCAAGGGCCTGGTCCAAGTTCAGGTCCAGGGCAGACCTGCAGTAGAGGGGCAGGGCTGAGGAGCGCCGGGGGTGCTGGTGGTGGTGACCAGACTGCCCCGAATGTGGATGATCTGGGATACATCCATGTGGTGGAGCAGGAGGGGTCATCACGCTCCAGCAGCTACTCTCTCCGCCAACCAAAACCCATGCGGCCACGTGCTGCTACCTTTGGTCCGGCTCAGGGGGGACTGGCAGGACAGAAAGCGGTGTTGAGGTCCCCTGGAGCAGTAGGAAGTGACAGCATGTCCCCAGGTAGGGCAGGAGGGACAGCAGGACCATCCACCTCTCCAGGAGACCCAGACGCAGATCGCCCCCACCACTGTCTAGAGTGTGGGAAGACCTTCCGCCTCATCTCCAGCCTGAAGAAGCACATCCGCATCCACACGGGAGAGAAGCCCTACCCATGTGGGGTGTGTGGCCGCCGCTTCCGGGAGTCCGGGGCCCTGAAAACCCACCTTCGGATTCATACCGGCGAGAAGCCCTACTCCTGCTCTGATTGCCCTAAAATCTTCCGCCACCTAGACGGCCTGCGCAAGCACCAGCGCACCCACACTGGTGACAAGCCCTACGTGTGTGCCATCTGTGGCAAGCGTCTGAGCCGACTGCAACACCTGAAGCACCACCAGCGCAtccacaccggagagaaaccctGCAGCTGCCCTTTCTGCAACCGCACCTTCAAGGAGCCAGCGGCGTTGCGCAAGCATGTCCGCACTCACCGTGAAGAGTCTGGCCACATGGAGGCAGGCGTGGGAGACGACCCGGACCCAGAAGCCCTGGACAACATCAACAGCCTCCACCCTGCTGCCCCCTCCCCTCAGATGAGGTTTGATGAGTGGGGAGCCGAAGGGGATGATGTGGACTGTGTGTAG